CTAAAATGGATACAGCCAGAATGATGGTGCCGGCTTTTCTCAGGTATATCATACTGCGCTCACACATGTGAATAACAATAGTCTGCAAAGTCGGCAACCGGTACTGAGGCAGTTCCATAACAAAGGGTTCTCTTTCCCCTGCAAGCAAAACGCTGCGGAAAATGCGGGCCATGACGATAGCCAGTACAATACCTATCAAATAAATGGAGAATAATACCGTTCCGGCGACAGCTTCATGAAAAAATGCGCCAATTAGTATGGTATATACCGGTAAGCGGGCGCTGCAACTCATTAATGGCGTAACCAGAATGGTTACCAGCCGGTCCTTGGGGTTTTCCAGCGTACGAGTCCCCATGATAGCCGGAAGACTGCAGCCAAAACCTAATAACAATGGAATGAAGGACTTGCCGTGTAAACCGACCGCGTGCATGATCCGATCCATAATGAAAGCGGCGCGCGCCATATAACCGGTATCTTCCAACAGGGAAATGCCAAAAAACAATATCAAAACTTGCGGTAAAAATACAATAACTCCACCAACACCGCCGATGATGCCATCCACAATCAATGATTTCAGATCTCCATCCGGCAAGTAGGAACTGGCGAAATTTCCCAGGATACCCATACCATTCTCAATCCATCCCTGCGGAAAGGCGCCCAGAGTAAACACCAAATTGAACATCAGCCACATCAAGCCAAGGAAAATGGGCAGGCCAAGCAGCCGGTGCGTAAGAACTTGGTCAATATTATCCGATACAGTCAATACGGATTCCCGTTTGGCAATAATGACTTCCCGGGAGAGACGGCCAACATACTCATAGCGATAATTGGCGATAGCTAATTCCGGTTCCATATTTAAGGCTTCTTGCAAAATTTGGCGGGCGTCGGTAGCAGCGGCAACAACGGCTGCACCTTCAGGCAGTCCGGCGATCAGCTTGATTATTTCCTGATCGTTTTCCAAAAGCTTTAAGGCAACCCAGCGCCCGGGAAACCGTAAATCGTACCGTACTTTAGTCAGCAATTCTTCCAGTGATGCAATTTTTTCTTCTAAATCGGCGCCATAGTCGATGCGCAAAGGCTCACGCACTTTATTACCGGATTCATTGACCACGGCCGTCAACAACTCATCCACGCCGGTACGGCGGTTACCGACAGTGCCGACTACCGGCACACCCAGTTTTTCGGCTAAAGCGTTAAGGTCAATTTTGGTCCCCATATTTTTGGCCACATCCACCATGTTAAGGGCCAAAACCATTGGTCTTTCCAATTCCAGCAACTGCACGGCCAGATACAGGTTGCGTTCCAGATTGCTGGCGTCCAGGATGTCAACAACCACATCCGGTTTATCCTGAATAATAAAGTTTCTGGCAATCAATTCGTCCAGGGCGTGAGCCGTCAGGCTATAAGTACCGGGTAAATCAACCAGCAATAAATCTTTATTTTGGTAACGGCGGAAACCCTCCCGTTTTTCTACCGTTACGCCGGGATAGTTGCCCACATGTTGCTTGGCGCCGGTAATGCTGTTGAAAAGCGTTGTTTTTCCCGAATTGGGATTACCGGTCAACGCTACAGCAATTTTGCCATTTCCCATAGCAGCAGTCCTCCTTGTTTTTCATATTTCTTAGTTTTCTTAGGCCACATGAATGTGGCGGGCCATGGAATGGTTCAGCATAATCCGGCTGCCGCGCACACTGATGACAAGCGCTGTGGGATGGCAACTCACCACGTACACCGGTGTTCCTGGAATAAATCCAAGATCACTCAAACGGGACCGCTCCTCGCGGGAGCCGCCCAAATCAGTTACAATCCACTTCCGGTTCCTATTGGCCAGATGTATCGGCATAGTATCGTCCCCCCTATCTTAAGTCAGCTCAATTTCAATGTTTTTGGCCTCATCCTTACGCAATGAAAGATTAAATCCCTTTACCTTAATCTCCATCGGATCGCCCAGCGGCGCGTACTTTCGCACTTCTACCTTCGTCCCTACAACCACTCCCATATCCATGATACGGCGTTGGATCGGGCCTTTGCCGCAGATTCTTGCAACATGGCCGGTTTGCCCCGGCGTTAACTCGCTTAACAATTTAAACATTACTTTTTCCTCCTTGTGTTTGTTTCCCGCTTTTTGCAGGTTCTTATGATGCGCTTATTTTTTGTTCTGACACGGGTTGGACTCCTGATTCCAGATCGTAATAGCAGACCCGGTTGCGTCCTGCTTCTTTGGCCGCATATAACGCCCGGTCGGCATAACGGTATAGCAATTCTGGCTCGGCTGCCGCCGGCCGCCGGTCATGGACCATTCCCATTGAACAAGTTATCTGCAATACATTACCATCACAATCATGGAAAACATGGTTACGAATTGTTTCTTGCATGCGTAGGGCGACAGCCAAGGTTTCTTCCCAACCCGTGTCCGACAATAACAGGCAAAATTCTTCCCCGCCGATACGGGCTGCCAGGTCGCTGAGCCGCAAACCCTGTTGCAAAACCGCAGCAAGCTCTATCAAAACCGAATCACCTACCTGATGCCCATAACAGTCATTAACCCGCTTAAAATGATCCACATCGATGATAATCAGCGAAATGGACCTGATATTCCGGTTGCGCCGGCACATCTCCCGTTCCAAATGATCAAAAAAGTGGCGCCGGTTGGGGAGCTTGGTCATCCAGTCAGTCATAGCCATTTGCAGCAAGCTGGTGTTCGCCGCCTCTAAAGCTTGTTTTTGCTCCAAAAGTTCCGAACGGGTTGAAGTAAGGTCGTTAATTGTAGTTTCCAGCTGTTGTTCCCTGCATTTAATCTGGTGCGCCATCCAGTTCATGTCCCGCATAAGAGAAATAAATTCATTTTCAGCGTCGCTGTCCGCTTCCTCGTTAGGCAGCCCGTCAAATCCGTCATACTTATTTTGTTTCACTTGCCGGCAAAAATCTTTGATTTTGGCCAGTGATCCGGTTACCAGCCAGCGCTCAACCAGTTTAGGCCCTAATAGTCCCAATAAGATAGCTGTTACCATTCCTATTGCAGCCGCTCGGTCAAAATTATAATTCCGTGCTAATTCCGTACGCCCTACCACTATTACAACAAACAGAGGCAATATAGCCGACAGCAGCATAATACTTTTTAGTTTGGTATTGATTTTCACGATTATCCTCCCGCTATGGCATTTCCCTAATGCCATAGCTAAACCGCAGCATACGGATGGAATTACCCCCTCTTATTGGGTCAAATAATAATTGATAAAAGTAATCATTATCAATTTTAAAATAATTTTTTCCCCTATTTAATTGCCTCCGGCTTTATTACTGATGTAAGCTCCCCACTTTTCAGCAGCTTTATTGCCCAGAGAATGATACGTCCTGGCAGGCAGCGGTTTATCCATAACATTAGCCGCAGACCTGGCTTTTCTTTGTTCCGCCGCCGTCGCTCCCAGCACCTCATCAACCACCGATAATAGCTTCTCTTCGGTAAAGGGCTTAAAAACATAAGCTTTTGCACCGTGTTGCAGAGTCTCAAAAACTTTGTGTTTCTTTCTAAGAGCGCTGACCACGATTATATTGGCGCTTGCGTCAGTGTTAATAATCTTGTCTAAGGCTTTAATACCATCCATTCCCCGCAGCGTTATATCCATTGTGACGATATCGGGACGGTGCAGGTTATATGCCAGAACGGCCTGCACCCCGTTCGCTGCCTCGCCGACCACAACATGACCGGCTTTGAGCAAAAAAGCACCGATAGTCTTGCGCATCATTAAGGCCTCATCCACAACTAATACACGCGCCATATCCATCTCTCCCTCAAATTACTTACGTTTGAGCAGCAACAAACGGGCCCTGTTCAACCCAACACCAATTCCCTGTACTTCTTGCCGGTAGTTTGCCAATTCGCAATTATGTAGGACGCCTGTTATCCCTTTTTAAACGACTTAAATTGATAACAATTATCAATTTCATCTATATTGTAGCATCCAATCTTATTGATGTCAATTATCAATATCAATTATTCAATATACAAAATCCGGCTGTCAAAGCCTTTACAGGGCTAAGAACAGCCGGTTCTTGTATTTGCAACATTTTAGAAAGCAAAATTATATTCAAGGGTTGTCGTTTTTTCCTTTGAGCTTACGTCATCATATTTTAGCGTTAATACACCGGCTTGCCCAAAGGAGTGTTCCCAGGCTAATTCCGTTCCCTTCTCATTATGGTACCCGGCCAAATCATCAAAGTCAGGGGCAGCATAAGCTTTAATATTACGATGAGTCAGACTGAAAGTATCCATATCTGTAGGGCTGTAGCTTATTCCGTAGACCGTACCGTTTTTGTCGCTGCTGGCGCTTGACCATATATATTCGGCGCTCAAATCGGCTTTCCCGAACTTGTTGGTTATGTACAATCCATAATAGCTGTCAGCGGATTCTAACCCGGAGATGTGCAGGTGTTCGCCGCCAAGGGTGGTGTTTTCCCAGGTCTTGTTGATTTCGCCGCCATAGGCGCTTTTATCGGAATCACTATCAAACAGTCTTTTGTCAATTTTCCCTGCAAACAGGTGGTAGACGATATCTTTTTCTTGATGCTGTAAATCCACGCCTTTGAGCATGGCATTGCCCACATTATCGGTAAGATCCAAAAGAGTGCCGAACGGCCCGAGGATGGTATCCTGCACCCCAAATACCACTTTGGTATTCTCGCCTTTTTCGTAAACAAAGCCGTACTGATCAAGCTTGGACACTTCCGGCGTGTCATCATCGCCGCCAAAATGACGGTACCCGTAACGGACAAACGCTTTCCAGTTCTCTCCCAGACTGGTTTGGGCCTTTAACCTAAAAGTTGTTTCCCAGTTATTTTCTCTGTCACCGTCCTGAATTTTGACGTCGTCATGCTTAAGGTTAATGTCGCCGCTAAATTCAACCGGACTGGCATAACCCCATGAGTTTACAGACGCAGCCATACATAGAGCCAGCATGATGGTTTCTAGTTTTTTCAATGTTTGTCTACCTCCCGGAAAAATTATTTTATAAGGTACGTCCAAATTGTAACATTCCGGGTTATATTAGTCAATGATATTGATAATTATTTTCATTTATTCTCAGTAAAAAAGGTATGAAACCTGGGACTTTTATTTGACCCAAACGGTTTCATACCCACATTTGTCTAAAATACTGGTATAACCTGAATGACATAAACATAAAAACATGACATCTGTCATATCAGAGAATTTTGCCGCTGTCCGGTTAGTGATTTTTATCTGCTTTCTGATTCAATTGTTCGATGGCATCCTTAACATGTTGAACATAAATTTCTTGTATTCCAGGATTTTCGCCTAATCCATGAACATATGCCTCAACTTTAAATCCGGCAGCGGTCAGTATGCTTTTCGCCGAATCTTTTTCATCGCCGGCCATATCATTGGTGGCATGATCCCCGGCAACCAGCATAAGCGGCATCAGGGTGACTTTTTTAATTTTGTTGGCTTTCAACTGTCCAATTATATCTTCTAACGCCGGGCATCCTTCAACCGTATACACAAAAACATTGTTTACGCCTGCCTGACTGAGTTTATATTGCAGCGCGGCATAAGCGGCACTGCCGGGATGAACTCCGCCATGACCCATGAGCACTACCGCTTCCTGATTTTTTAATTGCGGAAATTGAGTTTTGACGGCTTGGAAGGCCTTCATATAATCATCCGGTTTATCTCCCTGCCCCAGATAGTACAAAATGGGCCTGCCCAAAACTATATTATCAAAAGCTTTTGCCTTTTGGTATGTTTGCACTGCTTCCTTGACCATGTCAAACTCTTCCCCTGGGGAAATATGCAGCGGCTGCACTATGACTTCCTTGTAACCTTCAGCCTGCAACCGGTCCAGCGCCTGTTTCTCGTTTTCAACTTTGATACCATCCCGTTCCGCGAGCGTTTTGATAATAATGCGGGAGGTAAAAGCCCGCCGGACTTCGTAGTCCGGAAATGCTTGCTGAATTTTCTTTTCCACTGCTTCAATCGTCAGTTTTCTGGTTTCCGGGAAAGTAGTACCGAAACTTACAACTAAAATTGCTTTTTTAGTCGGCTGTGGCGCCGCCTGAACGGAACTCATCAGGCCAAAAAGTCCAAACGTCGTAAGGGTGATCAATAAAATTGCACTGAACAGCTTAGTTTTCATGATTTTAGTCTCCTTTTTTGTTTTGTATGGTAAAGCAAAAGAATTAAGCCAGTCCGGTTTCACCTCCCAACAAAGATATATATGAATATGGAATAATTGTAAAAGGGAAAGGTCCGTCAAAGGACCTGTGCGCTATACGCGCAACAGAATTATAATTAATATTCTCAAAGAGAAGGGAGAACGGAATCAAACAGAGAAAAATCCCGGCTTGCTGCGGGAGAAAAGATAACAGCGCAAAGCTAATAAAAAATCCTGGACCCATAGGCCAGGAGTGATCAGCGTATAAAGCCGGCTTTAAGCAAAAATCCCGGAACACCAGGTGCTCCGGGAAGAAAAACAGCAGCTTTATGCCGTAATCCCCTCCCCATACCTCGTGGGTAAATAATGGTGATTGTCAGACAGGCAGTTCTCCTGACTCTGGATCATGGCTTACTTAAACCTTCCCAAGACTTACGTCTCAGTGGCATATCTTAAGCTTGCTCCCCATTACAGTGGCGGGACCGCACCGGCTTTTAACCGGACTTCCCTATTAAGCCCATTGGGCACCTGTCTCATGTATATGAAGTTAGTGAACTCTTATAATTCAGTTTATAAGACAATCAGCTGCTTGTCAATACTTTGATAATAAGATTTGTTACTATTGCAAATATTTACTGGTTATAATCCCCCGGCCCATAGTCAGGCTGTACGAATATACTGCCGGCGTCTTTGTCAACACTTTTTTAAGGAGTTATTTGAATATGGTGAGTTGGGTCTGCAACCATCTCACCGATAACGGCCGCTACCGGGACCCGGGCCTGTTCTGCAGAAATTCCAGGTTTTTGACTCCCACTTCTACCATCACCTCGGCGGCAGTCTTGTTTAAGGTGCCCATAACTTCAACCGCCTGGTCGATCGTCTCCTGAGACACGGCGCCGCGCTTAATAGCGGTAGTGATGATCCCGATGCCTAAAGGCTTAGTCAGAACCAGGACATCTCCCGGTTTAGCCGCTGAATTGATGACTACTTTTTATTGTTGCCGGCAGCTTGCGAGTTTATGGACTATTTGCGTGGAGGAAACACCGCCTGGCACCGTGACTTCTTACAAACTAACCTCTGATTCCTTCCATTCGACTACGTATTGTTCCAATACCTTGCGCAATTCATGCCCGATCTTGGCATAGGCATCATCATCCAGGTTGGCCAGTGATACTCTGACGGACCAGGTCGGCCCGTGAAAGCCGCCGCCATGCAACAATACAATGGAAGAATTTTGGGCTAAGCGAAAAAGGATGTCAACAGGTTCATATCTTCGCTGTAAGAAATCCGTAAATTCCCTGCCGTAGTTATGATTAGACCACTCCTCCAAATCAAATTGAGTATAATAATCCGCATTATACGGCAGATTGGGCTGCGGCAATCCCAGACCTTCATACAAAAGCTTAATACGGCGATGGCAGATGTCCTTTGTCTGTTGCTTATATCTATTCCCTTTATCGAGTAGTGCAAAGGCAGCCAGCAGCATCATTTGCACTTGTTGCGGCGTTGATAAACCGGCGGTGTGATTTAGCGCCACCTGGCGGCTGTCGGCCACCATCCGATCGATGAAGCGAACATTCTCAGGCTGCTGTGAAAGGGATGAATACCGGTTTTGCAGAATCTTTGCCCGCTCTTGCGGTAATTGCTTTATTAGCTGATCAAAAACATTGTCTTGGTGAACAGCGACAACGCCCAACCGCCACCCTGTCACCCCAAAGTACTTTGAGAATGAGTACACACCGATTGTATTAAAGGACAAATCGGCCATCAATGAACGATAGCCGTCAACAAAAGTTCCATATACATCATCAGATATAATCATCAAATCGGGGTTGTGATTTTTCACGATCCCGATTAGCTGTTTGATCGATTCAGGTTGAATGGCCACAGAGGGTGGATTACTCGGGTTGACCAGAAACAGTGCTTTAATGCTTGGATCGCAAAGCTTGTCGATCTCCGCCGGGGGGTACTGCCAGGTATGTTTTCCTTGATTGTCTACGCCTTTGGCCTTGATTTCAACGACATCAAAATTATAGCGGGCTAAGCGCGGAATCTCAACATAAGGCGGAAATATGGGGACCATAATGGCAATTTTGTCCCCACGCGACAGTAAATAGTTTTCATACAAAGAATCAAAGACATAGCACATAGCGGCGGTTGCCCCTTCAACAGCAAACAGGTCATATCTTTCGCAGGCTGAATCGCGGCTGCACATTTCTTGAATCAGGAAATCATGAACAATCGCTTCTACGTGCACAAGCATCCGGTCTGGCATCGGATAGTTATCACCGATAATTCCGTCCACCAGTTCATAGATCCACTCTTCGGCGTCAAACCCATGAGCAGTTATACCATAATCAATAACATCCTTAAGCAATTTCACACCAGGAGTGAATTCATTATTTTGGCAATAAGTTTTAAAACGTCCTTCTATTCCTTTTCTTCTTGGCTGGCCCGCAAGGTCTTGCGCGTTCCAGGCCTGACGACTTTCCTGCACGGCAAATTGTCCCAGAACGAAAAAGGCTTCCCGTGGTGTTGCCGCAATCCAGTTCGGATTCCCCCGGCCGGCATTAAGCAAGACACGCGTGCTCTTCTTCTGTCCTTCAGCCAGACTAATTAGCTTGTTGTTGAATTCAAAGGGGCTAAGCTCCCTATAAGAATAATTCATTTTCTGATGTTGATCATCATTATGCTCCACCACGCACTGTTCCTCCTCTAGCCTCAGTAAGACAAAATTGTATATTACCTTATATTGCGCCTGCCGGCATGCTGCTCCTAATATTATTTGCTTTCTATATTTTATTAAAACTCGTCTATCTCATCTATATGGAACGCACTAAACAATTAAAGCTGCTTAAGAATGCAAAGACCCTGCAATACACTTCATCCAATGTATTGCAAGGTCTTTTTTACTTTGACTTATCTTCACCATCTTAAACCCGTTATTCCTCTAAAGGTATATCGGGTCCCCGGAGTTCGTATTGATAAAAACTTAGGTCAAGCCATTTGCCAAATTTATAGCCGGCTTTTTGAATGGTGCCGGAATAGCGAAACCCCAATTTCTCATGCATGAACCTGCTGCCTTCATTGCTGGCGTCAATCCCGGCAACCAGCGTAGCAAAGCCTCTTTCGTCAGCAATCTTAATAAGCTCTCGCATCAGTTTGGTTCCGATATGTTTTCCTCTGTGGTTTTTATGAACATAAACGGAATGCTCTATTGTGTATTTGTATGCGGGCCAGGCCCTAAACGGCCCGTATGTTGCAAACCCGACAACAAGATTGTTTTCTTCGAATACCAGGACAGGAAATCCATCGCGGACCTTTTGCTCATACCAGGAGATCCTGTCTTCAATTGTTTGAGGTTTATAATGATAGACTGCTGTCGTATTGACTATCGCGTCATTATATATTTCCATAATAGTGTGTAAATCATCGTGCCGGGCATAACGTATCATAGTGCACCTCTTACTCCAACGCGACTTTGTTAAGATCAGCGATTAATACATCAATGTCGATACCATGGGCCACTGCGCCTTGTTCAATGTTTTCAAAGCTAGCGGCAAAACAGCCAAAGCACTTCATGCCATAATTGCGAAATACTTCTACTGTATTGGGATATTTTGCAACAATTTCGCCAATACCCATGTCCTTGGTAATTGCCATGATTTTCCCTCCTTTCTGTTTTCTTATACGAAAAAAGCCATTAGCAAAATGCATTACATTCAAATTAGCAAATGGCAGAATGCAACTTTCCTTCTTCCAGGCGGAAAATTTGATCAGCTTGCGACGCCAAACCGGCGTCATGGGTAACAATAACCACACCGGTTCCACTTGCCCGGGCTGTAAGCAGGCACTCGGCAACCTCGCCGGCTAAAACCGGATCAAGATCATTGGTGGGTTCATCAGCCAATAAAATTGGCGGCTTGAGTAGTAAGGCCCGGGCGAGAGAAACCCGCCGCAACTGTCCAAGACTTAGTTGCTGCGGTTTATGGTGCAGACGGTGGGACATACCGAAACGTTCCAGCAGGTCCCTGGCCTGTTGCTCCACGTTTTCCCCGTTGCGGATGAACCAGGCAGGCGCCATCACATTCTCTAAGGCTGTGAGCGAATTAATTAACCGGGCTCTCTGAAAAACAAAGCCCAGGTACTGCCCCCGCAGTTTAGCCAGCTTATTGGAATTCAATCTATCAATATCAAGGCCATCCACCAGCACTTTGCCGGAAGTTGCCCGCTGCAGCAGTCCCATAATGGATAACAGCGTGGTTTTTCCGCCGCCGGAATGCCCGCTAATTGCTACCGCTGTCCCTCTATCCAGCGTAAACGAGATATCTGACAAAATAACATCTTCCCCGTAATTCTTGCCAATGTTGCTCAGTTCCAGCAGATTGCCCATATTTCTCCCTCCCAATCAGTCAAACTCGCCCCGTGTCATAATAGTGCTGGGATCAATACGACTGCCCCGGTATGCGGGCAGCCAGGCAGCTAAAGCTCCTAACCCGGTAAACAGCACCGTAATTCCAATCGCAATACCGGCAATAAAAGCCCAGGACGGCTGTATAAAAGGAAAAGATTGATAGGCTTCCAGCAGTTTCAAGCCCCCTTTATACAACCCGCCGCCCAGCAACAAACCGGCAACAGACCCGGCGAGCGATACCGCCGCCGCTTCACCGACAATAACGGCGCCAATATCCCGGCGGGAAGCGCCAAAAGCCAGGTAAAGCCCCCACTCCGCTTGCCGCTCCCACGTCAATGCATAAAACCGGGAAAAAAGATGCAGCAGGGATGTTAATATAGTCAATACACCAATACCGCCGATTAACAAGGCAAATACCGTGAATTGGTCGGCAATCCGTTTTTTTACTTCGGCTGCCACAATGGGCTTCATTAACCCAACATTTTGGATATCGCTTACAACCTTATTAATATCCGCACCTTCATCAACCTGCACCAAAATAGTTGAAATAAGCTCAGACGGCTGCCCCATCTTCCCCCACACCTGCTTTAGCGCTACATCCTTGCCAACTACCCGCCTGGCCTCATCCATGCTGACCAGCAGGGAATAATCGAGGGTCGTGCCGGTTTCTTCCGCTACGGAAACAATATTGTACCATTTGCCTAAAACCGATATTTTATTTTCGGTCCAAGTTGGCACCTTCGCCCCCAGAATGACTTCGTCGTCCTTAAGTTCGGTTTTGTGCACTTTCTTAAGCCAGGGGGCGATGATCCAGTCACTGGTCGGGTCATAACCAATCATACGGTTTTGGGTCCCAATATCATGGCAATCTGCTGTCAGAGAATGGGTAAAAAACTGTGGTGTAACCCTTTGAACTCCCTGAACAGCCCGCACGCCCTCCACCAGATCTTTCGGCATATAAGAATTGGCTGTCGCCCCGCCGAATAAGAGCAGGCTGGGTTCCAGCGTCACATCGAAGGGCACAATAACAATATCCGCTCCCATACGCTGTTTGGAAAGTTCCAAGCCTGAAGCAACCCCTTTGTAAATAGCCGCGATGCCAAAAACAATGGCTGCGCCAACCGCAATGGACACAATGATAGCTATGCTTTGCAGCCGGCGATGCAGCAGGCTTTTCCAAATAAGAAATAGCATGGTATCTTCTCCTCTGTGATATCCTGACTTTAACTATGGATGCGACATATTCAGTCGTCCTTACTTTTCCATGTTAGCCCCACAATCCCGGCTCCTGCCAAAGCCAGCAAGCCGCCGCCAATAGTAGCGAAAAAGGTAGTTTTCCCGCAGGCTCCGGCTTCGCAGATACCGATGGCCCATGGCTGGGGTAAAACGATGACAATGATTCCAAGTAAAAATACAATAAATCCGGTCAACAAACGTGCTTCATTGGTGCGCAGCACCAACAGGGCCGCGGACAGAATTACCGCCAGCAGCGTAATAATAAACTCTGCCTGATAAGCATAATGACACTTCATCGGACCGCCATTTTTCATAAGCCCGTTGCAAATAGGAAAAATTCTGGGTAAAACCAGCAGCACGACACTGATAAAGACAGCACTCCAGGAGAATAGTTTATATTTTGTCATCCATATCCACTCCTTTTTTCCCACTTATTTAAGCCCATCAGTACGGTCAGGCAATGCAACCGCCGCATTCAGGCTGCTGCCGGTTGCCGCGGCGGCAAACGTCAGCGAAGACTTGTGCATTTCATGATTGCCGCCATGCCGGAACGGCACCCTATTGACTCCGGCGTACAACACGCCAATCCCCAGCAAGAATACCAACAAAGCAATCACTAAAAATCTCTGCAACGTCATGTTTACCCTCCTGTTTTGCGTTTTTTAATATAAAAGGCCTGGAATGCCTGTAAAGCAATCCCGGCCTTTAGTCATTCTAATCAGCCTGGAAATAATACTGCATCACAAATGCTACAATGAAAAAGCTTGGTTTTACACTCATTTCAGCAATAAGTGCAAAACCAAGCCTCCAGTATTTCTGGTCAACTTTGAATAGCGTCAAATATTCGTTTGCAAAAATAATAAAAGCTATATCCCATAACTACACGGGATGCAGCCTCTAGTTCTTCCGACCAGTCAGCAATGCCTCTTTACATTCTAAACCAGTTTTATGCTTATTGTACATCTGCGCCCTCTAATTGTCAATATATATCCGCACAAAATTGTGTTTAATGCGTGATTATGTTGAAGAGGGTCCCGCCAGTTATTAAGTGGTGGTATTTTCTTCATCCGACCTATTTTCGGCTATATCTTTAATTTTATTAAGTACAGCCCTATTTTCCCTTTTATCAACGGCAGTTGGTTTTTTAAAACAAAAACAAGGGATAGGTTCAACCCTTGAGTAGAAAACCTATCCCTCTCATTTTTTAATAGCTCTCCCAAACCACAATTTCGTTCAACGGCTTGCGGGCTTCATTATGCCTGTCCGGCGACTTGGCCTCCCCGGCGGCATAGCCGACACCCAGTATATTAATTGGTTCGATATGGGCCG
This window of the Methylomusa anaerophila genome carries:
- a CDS encoding sirohydrochlorin cobaltochelatase, yielding MKTKLFSAILLITLTTFGLFGLMSSVQAAPQPTKKAILVVSFGTTFPETRKLTIEAVEKKIQQAFPDYEVRRAFTSRIIIKTLAERDGIKVENEKQALDRLQAEGYKEVIVQPLHISPGEEFDMVKEAVQTYQKAKAFDNIVLGRPILYYLGQGDKPDDYMKAFQAVKTQFPQLKNQEAVVLMGHGGVHPGSAAYAALQYKLSQAGVNNVFVYTVEGCPALEDIIGQLKANKIKKVTLMPLMLVAGDHATNDMAGDEKDSAKSILTAAGFKVEAYVHGLGENPGIQEIYVQHVKDAIEQLNQKADKNH
- a CDS encoding FeoA family protein → MFKLLSELTPGQTGHVARICGKGPIQRRIMDMGVVVGTKVEVRKYAPLGDPMEIKVKGFNLSLRKDEAKNIEIELT
- the aspD gene encoding aspartate 4-decarboxylase, translating into MVEHNDDQHQKMNYSYRELSPFEFNNKLISLAEGQKKSTRVLLNAGRGNPNWIAATPREAFFVLGQFAVQESRQAWNAQDLAGQPRRKGIEGRFKTYCQNNEFTPGVKLLKDVIDYGITAHGFDAEEWIYELVDGIIGDNYPMPDRMLVHVEAIVHDFLIQEMCSRDSACERYDLFAVEGATAAMCYVFDSLYENYLLSRGDKIAIMVPIFPPYVEIPRLARYNFDVVEIKAKGVDNQGKHTWQYPPAEIDKLCDPSIKALFLVNPSNPPSVAIQPESIKQLIGIVKNHNPDLMIISDDVYGTFVDGYRSLMADLSFNTIGVYSFSKYFGVTGWRLGVVAVHQDNVFDQLIKQLPQERAKILQNRYSSLSQQPENVRFIDRMVADSRQVALNHTAGLSTPQQVQMMLLAAFALLDKGNRYKQQTKDICHRRIKLLYEGLGLPQPNLPYNADYYTQFDLEEWSNHNYGREFTDFLQRRYEPVDILFRLAQNSSIVLLHGGGFHGPTWSVRVSLANLDDDAYAKIGHELRKVLEQYVVEWKESEVSL
- a CDS encoding FeoA family protein, whose translation is MPIHLANRNRKWIVTDLGGSREERSRLSDLGFIPGTPVYVVSCHPTALVISVRGSRIMLNHSMARHIHVA
- a CDS encoding GNAT family N-acetyltransferase; the protein is MIRYARHDDLHTIMEIYNDAIVNTTAVYHYKPQTIEDRISWYEQKVRDGFPVLVFEENNLVVGFATYGPFRAWPAYKYTIEHSVYVHKNHRGKHIGTKLMRELIKIADERGFATLVAGIDASNEGSRFMHEKLGFRYSGTIQKAGYKFGKWLDLSFYQYELRGPDIPLEE
- a CDS encoding GGDEF domain-containing protein, with translation MKINTKLKSIMLLSAILPLFVVIVVGRTELARNYNFDRAAAIGMVTAILLGLLGPKLVERWLVTGSLAKIKDFCRQVKQNKYDGFDGLPNEEADSDAENEFISLMRDMNWMAHQIKCREQQLETTINDLTSTRSELLEQKQALEAANTSLLQMAMTDWMTKLPNRRHFFDHLEREMCRRNRNIRSISLIIIDVDHFKRVNDCYGHQVGDSVLIELAAVLQQGLRLSDLAARIGGEEFCLLLSDTGWEETLAVALRMQETIRNHVFHDCDGNVLQITCSMGMVHDRRPAAAEPELLYRYADRALYAAKEAGRNRVCYYDLESGVQPVSEQKISAS
- the feoB gene encoding ferrous iron transport protein B — translated: MGNGKIAVALTGNPNSGKTTLFNSITGAKQHVGNYPGVTVEKREGFRRYQNKDLLLVDLPGTYSLTAHALDELIARNFIIQDKPDVVVDILDASNLERNLYLAVQLLELERPMVLALNMVDVAKNMGTKIDLNALAEKLGVPVVGTVGNRRTGVDELLTAVVNESGNKVREPLRIDYGADLEEKIASLEELLTKVRYDLRFPGRWVALKLLENDQEIIKLIAGLPEGAAVVAAATDARQILQEALNMEPELAIANYRYEYVGRLSREVIIAKRESVLTVSDNIDQVLTHRLLGLPIFLGLMWLMFNLVFTLGAFPQGWIENGMGILGNFASSYLPDGDLKSLIVDGIIGGVGGVIVFLPQVLILFFGISLLEDTGYMARAAFIMDRIMHAVGLHGKSFIPLLLGFGCSLPAIMGTRTLENPKDRLVTILVTPLMSCSARLPVYTILIGAFFHEAVAGTVLFSIYLIGIVLAIVMARIFRSVLLAGEREPFVMELPQYRLPTLQTIVIHMCERSMIYLRKAGTIILAVSILVWFLINYPSDVSYSQNYEALSAQAQTAYSQQVEKEISQPLHIAAVEDNTELKAMITDLTDVDKEFAEQSEGLAAGSEDLNALEADKEAKMKEIEGANPALYVFASRYVELKNQFDEQNDTLAKEQAGEKLAQSYAGQLGHFIEPAIEPLGFDWRSGIGLIAAFTAKEVLVSTLGTIYNVGEVDETSTDLQQALAADGSFTPLSAYALMVFVLIYSPCLATIAIIKRETNSWKWPLFSSVYSTALAWLMTFGVYQIGRLLGY
- a CDS encoding response regulator; amino-acid sequence: MARVLVVDEALMMRKTIGAFLLKAGHVVVGEAANGVQAVLAYNLHRPDIVTMDITLRGMDGIKALDKIINTDASANIIVVSALRKKHKVFETLQHGAKAYVFKPFTEEKLLSVVDEVLGATAAEQRKARSAANVMDKPLPARTYHSLGNKAAEKWGAYISNKAGGN